The following proteins come from a genomic window of Desulfurococcus sp.:
- a CDS encoding ABC transporter ATP-binding protein: MEAAGESVLMKDITKVYPDGTVALRHVDFKAGRGEIHGLLGENGAGKTTLMKILSGLLKPTSGEIYVGGVKVRIKSPAHALSLGIGMVHQHISLVPAFTAYENIVLGLKKPLTRSEVAELAKSSGLEIPLDAVVEDLPFGVRQRIEIVKMLARNVNVLILDEPTTNLTPLETKGLFRSLQALKSQGKTVIFISHKIREVLEITDKITVLRRGRVVGTVETSKTSPAELAKMMVGREVFLQLEKKPREAGRPALVVEDLYVLNDMGAPAVKGVSLEVRYGEILGIAGVEGNGQVELAEAIAGLRSISKGRILLDNMDITRLPTMERYKLGLSYIPDDRKVGLVVEMSIPENMILTQLWNHRFINKLSMLRKSEVKKFSEEVVKKFDVYTKSLNAPVKSLSGGNQQKLLVGREFSRDPKVVLVSQPTKGLDVAATEYVRRKLLEMRDAGKAVLLISSDLDEVLSLSDRVAVIYEGRIMGVVEPSSVTEKELGLMMGGFTLEQAKGM, translated from the coding sequence ATGGAGGCTGCTGGAGAATCAGTATTAATGAAGGATATTACGAAGGTATACCCGGACGGCACTGTAGCGTTAAGACACGTGGACTTCAAGGCTGGAAGAGGAGAAATCCACGGGTTGCTCGGTGAGAATGGGGCTGGTAAGACAACACTAATGAAGATTCTCTCAGGTCTCTTAAAGCCGACATCCGGCGAGATATACGTGGGTGGCGTGAAGGTTAGAATCAAGAGCCCGGCTCATGCTTTAAGCCTCGGTATTGGAATGGTGCACCAGCATATATCTCTCGTGCCAGCATTCACAGCATACGAGAACATAGTCCTAGGCTTAAAGAAGCCGTTAACTAGAAGCGAGGTAGCCGAGCTGGCTAAAAGCTCTGGGCTTGAAATACCCTTGGATGCAGTAGTCGAAGACCTCCCATTCGGTGTCAGGCAGCGTATTGAGATAGTGAAAATGCTGGCTAGAAACGTCAACGTGCTCATACTAGACGAGCCTACAACGAATCTAACACCACTGGAAACTAAGGGTTTATTCAGGAGCCTCCAGGCGCTTAAGAGTCAAGGTAAAACTGTGATATTCATCTCGCATAAGATAAGAGAAGTCCTCGAGATAACAGACAAAATTACAGTTTTAAGGAGAGGTAGAGTAGTAGGCACAGTGGAAACCAGTAAGACTAGTCCTGCAGAACTCGCTAAAATGATGGTTGGACGGGAAGTCTTCTTACAGCTCGAGAAGAAGCCCAGGGAAGCTGGTAGACCAGCTCTAGTAGTCGAGGATCTCTACGTATTAAACGATATGGGGGCCCCGGCTGTTAAAGGTGTTTCACTTGAAGTCCGGTACGGCGAGATACTGGGTATCGCTGGTGTAGAGGGTAACGGGCAGGTGGAGCTGGCTGAAGCAATAGCTGGTTTAAGAAGTATCTCTAAGGGCCGAATACTATTAGATAACATGGATATAACACGCCTCCCCACAATGGAAAGGTACAAGCTTGGATTATCCTATATACCTGACGATAGAAAGGTTGGATTAGTAGTAGAGATGAGCATACCAGAGAACATGATATTAACACAGCTGTGGAATCATAGATTCATTAACAAGCTCTCCATGCTAAGGAAGAGCGAGGTAAAGAAGTTCAGCGAGGAAGTGGTCAAGAAGTTCGATGTATACACGAAATCTCTGAATGCCCCGGTGAAAAGCTTGAGTGGAGGAAACCAGCAGAAACTGCTTGTTGGAAGAGAGTTCTCTAGAGATCCAAAGGTTGTACTAGTATCTCAGCCGACGAAAGGACTTGATGTAGCTGCCACAGAATACGTGAGGAGGAAGCTACTGGAGATGAGGGATGCCGGGAAGGCAGTACTCCTTATATCCTCTGATCTAGACGAGGTATTAAGCCTCAGCGATAGAGTCGCTGTTATATATGAGGGGAGAATCATGGGAGTAGTAGAACCATCTAGTGTCACTGAGAAGGAGTTGGGCTTAATGATGGGAGGCTTCACGCTAGAACAGGCTAAAGGCATGTAG
- a CDS encoding ABC transporter permease, protein MSTALKENIPLLLNTLIALAVGFLIGAVLMALGGYNPFIAYASLFQTSLNLGDPYYTAMTLSYATPLMLTGLTFAVSMRAGIFNIGAEGQVYMGALGAVIVASMSLPGYLYLPLAVILGSALGALWGLIAGVLKAWRNINEVVSTIMLNWIAFWIVEYARVYVYYNPKSPDKTISMPPEGRLPLLFKGTELSFSLIIALIAVILTFIVLWYTRLGYSIRVSGYSLRSARYAGIDPRLQILYVFVIGGVLSGLAGVLEIAGRPPEYAITTGASNIVGLGFSGITVALLGWNHPILIILSSVIIGMLTAGSRGMQITANVPLEMVKAVQGIIVISLAVPIASYIVRRMRVKESLRGEEA, encoded by the coding sequence ATGTCGACTGCGCTCAAAGAGAATATCCCGCTACTATTAAACACTCTAATAGCGCTGGCAGTAGGCTTCCTTATAGGAGCTGTCCTCATGGCTTTAGGCGGCTATAACCCATTCATCGCCTACGCTAGCCTCTTCCAGACATCATTAAACCTAGGCGACCCATACTACACCGCGATGACCCTAAGCTACGCTACTCCTCTCATGCTAACCGGTTTAACTTTTGCTGTAAGCATGAGGGCAGGGATCTTCAATATTGGTGCTGAAGGTCAAGTCTACATGGGTGCTCTTGGCGCAGTAATAGTGGCATCTATGAGCCTACCAGGCTACCTCTACCTCCCACTGGCAGTAATTCTAGGCTCGGCTCTAGGAGCTCTATGGGGTCTTATAGCAGGTGTGCTTAAAGCATGGAGGAATATCAACGAGGTAGTTTCAACAATAATGCTCAACTGGATAGCCTTCTGGATAGTAGAGTATGCTAGAGTATACGTCTACTATAATCCGAAGAGCCCTGATAAAACTATCTCAATGCCGCCTGAAGGCAGGCTACCCCTGCTATTCAAGGGGACAGAGCTCAGCTTCTCCCTGATAATAGCATTAATAGCCGTGATCCTAACGTTCATTGTGTTATGGTACACGAGACTCGGGTATAGCATTAGGGTTTCAGGGTACAGCTTACGCTCAGCTAGGTACGCTGGAATAGATCCGAGACTACAGATACTATACGTATTCGTGATTGGAGGGGTTCTCTCAGGGCTCGCCGGTGTCCTCGAGATCGCTGGTAGACCTCCAGAGTACGCTATTACAACAGGCGCATCAAATATAGTTGGATTAGGCTTTAGCGGTATAACAGTCGCGCTACTGGGATGGAATCACCCAATACTGATTATATTGTCATCGGTGATTATAGGCATGCTTACAGCGGGGTCTAGAGGCATGCAGATCACAGCTAACGTGCCGCTCGAAATGGTGAAAGCAGTACAGGGTATAATCGTTATATCACTAGCAGTACCAATAGCCTCCTATATTGTTAGGAGAATGAGGGTAAAGGAGAGCTTAAGGGGTGAGGAGGCTTGA
- a CDS encoding ABC transporter permease: MIDSKLALDVALLSTWAMTPILLAALGEILAERSGVVNIGLEGIMLISGFTAVAVADATLNPWLGVAAAIGSGALLGLIHGVISVYLKGNQIVSGVGVNLFAGGFVAYGIEAVWKVRGYYTPSVKVPKIPWLGVSPLFIASLVLVVVLFLVIYRSSLGLKLRACGENPEAADVVGVHVERIQLAATVIGAAITGLAGAVLSIDWLAAITKELPAGRGFIALALVNFANWNPLYALGGSFLFGSLWTLTEYLKNIEAAKAIIPVPLMNTIPYIATLLVTIGVIGKSKPPRSVGIPYVREGE, encoded by the coding sequence TTGATTGATTCAAAGCTAGCTTTAGATGTAGCCCTGCTATCAACATGGGCTATGACGCCAATACTGCTAGCAGCTTTAGGCGAGATCCTAGCTGAGAGGAGTGGTGTGGTTAACATAGGATTAGAGGGTATAATGCTGATCTCTGGTTTCACAGCTGTAGCAGTAGCGGATGCAACATTAAACCCGTGGCTAGGAGTAGCTGCTGCAATAGGCTCAGGTGCTCTCTTAGGATTAATCCACGGTGTTATAAGCGTCTACCTTAAAGGCAACCAGATAGTCTCCGGGGTAGGAGTAAACCTGTTTGCAGGGGGCTTCGTAGCATACGGGATAGAAGCGGTATGGAAGGTTAGAGGATACTACACCCCTAGTGTTAAAGTACCGAAGATACCATGGCTAGGGGTCTCACCTCTCTTCATAGCATCCCTGGTTCTCGTTGTAGTATTATTCCTCGTGATATATAGAAGCAGTCTGGGACTTAAGCTGAGAGCCTGCGGCGAGAACCCTGAGGCAGCTGATGTTGTAGGAGTCCACGTGGAGAGAATACAGCTTGCAGCCACAGTGATAGGTGCAGCGATAACAGGTCTAGCTGGCGCTGTTCTAAGCATAGACTGGCTGGCAGCTATCACAAAAGAGCTTCCAGCTGGAAGAGGCTTCATAGCTCTCGCATTAGTGAACTTCGCTAACTGGAATCCACTGTACGCTTTAGGAGGAAGCTTCCTCTTCGGCTCCCTATGGACTCTAACCGAGTACCTTAAAAACATAGAGGCTGCTAAAGCCATCATACCAGTACCCTTAATGAATACTATCCCCTATATTGCAACACTACTGGTAACCATCGGCGTCATAGGTAAATCGAAGCCTCCGAGAAGCGTCGGCATACCCTACGTTAGAGAAGGCGAATAG